One part of the Sorangiineae bacterium MSr11954 genome encodes these proteins:
- a CDS encoding MarR family transcriptional regulator translates to MRKTSPWQIWKLNFELLMSVMHEVEPRVREHGLEMKEFFLLGELDEHPNPADLARAMLTPKPTVTFMVKRMEAAGYLRREMQPDDLRRFRLTLTPSGRKAMEASREILDEAFGERLARLTQAQRTELIRALERMAEG, encoded by the coding sequence ATGCGCAAGACTTCGCCATGGCAGATCTGGAAGCTCAACTTCGAGCTTCTCATGTCGGTCATGCACGAGGTCGAGCCGCGGGTGCGCGAGCACGGGCTCGAGATGAAGGAGTTCTTCCTGCTCGGAGAGCTCGATGAGCACCCCAATCCGGCCGATCTGGCGCGCGCCATGCTGACCCCCAAGCCGACCGTGACCTTCATGGTCAAGCGCATGGAGGCCGCGGGCTACCTTCGCCGCGAGATGCAGCCCGACGATCTGCGCCGCTTTCGGTTGACCCTCACCCCCTCGGGGCGGAAGGCGATGGAGGCCTCGCGTGAAATCCTCGACGAGGCCTTCGGCGAGCGCCTCGCGCGATTGACGCAGGCGCAACGCACGGAGCTGATACGCGCCCTCGAGCGCATGGCCGAAGGTTGA
- a CDS encoding AraC family transcriptional regulator, which produces MLDRLAALGVDVPRVLERAGILPSRFQTKPQPSGTSGRSPPRARITPEELFAFWRAIEEIAGRPDIGLRIGSEALPHQLDIVSMSALHSPNFGEALKKFARYKRLVCSERISIETAGGEAKVGFHWMHIEDALPMRLVDVTFATLIALGLRGSGAPMTPVRVELARRRADEAMLRNHFGCAIRFDAPLDALVLKEQELERPFQTYNADLLALMLPSMEAALRESPEARSLADDVRTALGRRLHGERPSVETIASDMHLSARTLQRRLEELGTTYQGLLDDVRRDTSLRLLAHTDLEPNEVAFLLGFEEVNSFARAFHTWEGTTPLRWRKSPPRSRKSER; this is translated from the coding sequence GTGCTGGATCGCCTTGCCGCCCTGGGGGTCGATGTGCCGCGCGTCTTGGAGCGCGCAGGCATCCTACCATCTCGGTTCCAGACGAAGCCCCAGCCATCGGGGACATCGGGCAGGTCGCCGCCGCGAGCGCGCATCACCCCCGAGGAGCTCTTCGCGTTCTGGCGCGCCATCGAGGAGATCGCGGGCAGGCCCGATATCGGTTTGCGCATCGGGTCGGAGGCGCTTCCGCACCAGCTGGACATCGTCTCGATGAGCGCGTTGCACTCGCCGAACTTTGGTGAGGCCTTGAAGAAGTTCGCGCGCTACAAGCGCCTCGTCTGCTCGGAGCGCATATCCATCGAGACGGCGGGCGGCGAGGCCAAGGTCGGATTTCATTGGATGCACATCGAGGACGCGCTGCCCATGAGGCTCGTCGACGTGACATTCGCGACCTTGATCGCGCTGGGGCTACGCGGCTCCGGCGCGCCGATGACACCCGTTCGCGTGGAGCTCGCACGGCGCCGGGCCGATGAAGCGATGCTGCGGAATCACTTTGGCTGCGCGATCCGCTTCGATGCGCCCCTCGACGCCCTGGTGCTGAAGGAGCAGGAGCTCGAGCGGCCTTTCCAGACGTACAACGCCGATCTCCTCGCGCTGATGCTGCCGAGCATGGAGGCCGCCCTGCGCGAAAGCCCCGAGGCGCGCTCCCTGGCCGACGACGTCCGAACGGCGCTCGGCCGCCGCCTGCACGGCGAGCGTCCCAGCGTCGAAACGATCGCGTCCGATATGCACCTCAGCGCGCGCACCCTCCAGCGCCGCCTCGAGGAGCTGGGCACGACGTACCAAGGCCTGCTCGACGACGTTCGCCGCGACACCTCCTTGCGACTCTTGGCCCATACGGATCTCGAGCCCAACGAAGTCGCCTTTTTACTCGGCTTCGAAGAGGTAAACTCCTTTGCGCGCGCCTTTCACACATGGGAGGGCACGACGCCTCTTCGTTGGCGCAAATCACCCCCTCGTTCGCGCAAATCCGAGCGCTGA
- a CDS encoding aldo/keto reductase translates to MPLDHYVTLGRSGLRVSPFCLGAMTFGEDLGWGTSIEESEAILDRFIELGGNFIDTANIYTKGHSEKIIGDHLAHDRSKRDRVTIATKFSGNLYIGDPNGGGSNRKAVIAACEQSLRRLRTDYIDLYWLHNWDKFTPIEETMATLQDLVQSGKVRYIGVSDTPAWKVAQAQLIAQFRGWTPFIGLQIEYSLLERTVEGELMPMAEELGLGVTPWSPLKSGILSGKYTRKNAGTVQPDRGPWAARHLEEKSYRVIDELERIAQELDTTVARVALSWVQSRPGVSSTIIGARTLAQLDDNIKALEVKLRPEQSAALDALTAPTLNFPAEILGIASSLHAGGTIINGQSTQLLPFGPSKKGDHY, encoded by the coding sequence ATGCCTCTCGATCACTACGTGACGCTCGGCCGCTCGGGGCTGCGCGTGAGCCCGTTCTGCCTCGGCGCCATGACCTTTGGAGAAGATCTCGGCTGGGGGACCAGCATCGAGGAGTCCGAAGCCATCCTCGATCGCTTCATCGAGCTCGGTGGCAACTTCATCGACACGGCCAACATCTACACCAAGGGTCACTCGGAGAAGATCATCGGCGATCACCTGGCGCACGATCGCAGCAAGCGCGATCGGGTGACGATCGCCACCAAGTTCAGCGGCAACTTGTACATCGGCGACCCGAACGGCGGCGGCTCCAACCGCAAGGCCGTGATCGCGGCTTGCGAGCAATCGCTGCGGCGGCTGCGCACCGATTACATCGACCTTTATTGGCTGCACAATTGGGACAAGTTCACGCCCATCGAGGAGACCATGGCCACCCTCCAAGACCTCGTGCAGTCGGGGAAGGTGCGCTACATCGGGGTCTCCGACACGCCCGCGTGGAAGGTGGCGCAGGCCCAGCTCATCGCGCAATTCCGCGGGTGGACGCCGTTCATCGGTCTGCAAATCGAGTATTCGCTGCTCGAGCGCACCGTCGAAGGTGAGCTGATGCCCATGGCCGAGGAGCTCGGCCTCGGCGTGACCCCGTGGTCGCCGCTGAAGAGCGGCATCTTGAGCGGCAAGTACACACGAAAGAACGCCGGCACCGTGCAACCCGATCGCGGGCCATGGGCCGCGCGCCACCTCGAGGAGAAGAGCTATCGGGTGATCGACGAGCTCGAACGCATCGCCCAGGAGCTCGACACGACCGTCGCGCGCGTCGCGCTATCCTGGGTGCAGTCGCGGCCGGGCGTGTCGTCGACGATCATCGGCGCGCGCACCTTGGCCCAGCTCGACGACAACATCAAGGCGCTCGAGGTCAAGCTCCGTCCCGAGCAGTCGGCGGCGCTCGACGCGCTCACCGCACCGACGCTCAACTTCCCGGCCGAGATCCTGGGCATCGCGTCCTCCCTCCACGCGGGCGGCACCATCATCAATGGCCAGTCCACGCAGCTCCTTCCGTTTGGTCCCTCCAAAAAAGGCGATCACTACTAG
- a CDS encoding ATP-binding protein, whose amino-acid sequence MTHARESATSNGSPAPEASSLFAHGGEMGAMMSNIDWASTPLGAVEGWSQALRTMVGLLMRNRFPLLLWWGPKFIQIYNDAYKPIPGAKHPRALAQPAAECWGEIWDIIGPMIEAPFRGEPATTSDDLCLLFNRKGFVEEAHYKVAYSPVPDESVPSGIGGVLATVAETTEEVYARRQLATLRDLAAQSSLAKTAEEACEMAARTMEANDKDIPCAFFYLLEADGKVAKLVSLAGLVEGDSSEGTPPPSFPLDGEAHGWPVGHVMRDRRGAVVDLGALQLPCGAWDQAPRQAVILPLAAPDQPRAYGAMVIAASPHRELNEQYQSFFELAAEHVASAIRNARAYQQERERAEKLAELDRAKTLFFSNISHEFRTPLTLMLAPIEDMRNEQRVPSEAEGERIDLLHRNALRLLKLVNTLLDFSRIEAGRIEASYEPTDLSALTAELASNFRSALERAGLGLDIDCPPLPEAIHVDHDMWEKIVLNLLSNAFKFTFDGTIRVRLRAVSGGAELEVSDTGTGIAEAELPRLFERFHRIEGARSRSYEGSGIGLALVQELVQLHGGGIQVRSRLGEGTTFCVRIPDGTAHLPKDRLRAARTLQSTAVTAGAYVEEALRWVSAPAAEPAAFRASPRTSTSNEPLQRILVADDNADMRDYLVRLLRERWEVQAVSDGQAALEAIRQNPPDLVLSDVMMPGLDGFALLRALRSDMSTRALPVVLLSARAGEEATAEGLKAGADDYLVKPFTARELFARITARLVAVRAARASNEQRTNLYRAFMQAPFPVAIFRGAQHVIELANEACLNVWGKTAEILGRPFVEGVPEIRDQPFPSLLDGVYRSGLPHHGQSELAWLPIGPGGRLQDFYFTYVLAPLLDARGAVDGIMVCAFDVTEHVRGRQRAEALTAELQTSTEALHQSEKQFHTLADTMPLLAWYADPDGRIPWYNQRWFEYTGMKPEEPEGWRWESVHDPEDLPRVVAKWTAALASGEPWEDEFRLRSHDGQYRWFLSRAIPLRDARGRIVRWFGTNVDVDDQKRLREEAEVANRLKDEFLATMSHELRTPLNAILGWAALLQDGDHDPPTLARALTTIERNAKSQARLIEDILDVSRIINGKMRLDMRRVDVKAVADAARDVVQPAAEAKSVGLTVEVKAERNVALVGDADRLQQVLWNLLINAVKFTPSGGHVSLRVERVGNTMRFIVRDTGRGIPAAHLPFIFERFRQVDSSMARKYGGLGLGLAITRHIAELHGGSISVESTGEGHGSTFIVSLPIRAIYEAELEARAAVPAESSDWSATPPSRNATLLVGVDVLVVDDDEDSRVIVQQALTRAGASVSTADSARAAMDLLKGRRVDVLISDIGMPEEDGFAFIQRIRSLPPNRGGIVPAIALTAYARSEDAARALRVGYQRHLAKPAEVDALVRMVAGLVERNKENEASGEMAG is encoded by the coding sequence ATGACGCACGCACGGGAGTCCGCCACGTCGAACGGTTCTCCGGCGCCCGAAGCATCGTCGCTCTTCGCGCACGGCGGCGAGATGGGCGCGATGATGAGCAACATCGATTGGGCCTCCACGCCGCTCGGCGCGGTGGAGGGCTGGTCGCAAGCATTGCGCACCATGGTCGGACTGTTGATGCGGAATCGATTCCCACTCCTCCTTTGGTGGGGCCCGAAGTTCATTCAGATTTACAACGACGCCTACAAGCCTATCCCTGGAGCGAAACATCCTCGCGCGCTGGCGCAGCCCGCCGCCGAGTGTTGGGGCGAGATATGGGACATCATCGGCCCCATGATCGAGGCGCCGTTCCGGGGCGAGCCGGCCACGACGAGCGATGATCTCTGCCTCTTGTTCAACCGGAAAGGGTTCGTCGAGGAAGCGCACTACAAGGTGGCCTACAGCCCGGTCCCCGATGAATCGGTGCCCTCCGGCATCGGTGGCGTGCTCGCGACGGTGGCCGAGACCACCGAGGAGGTCTATGCCCGTCGCCAGCTCGCCACCTTGCGCGATTTGGCAGCGCAATCGTCGTTGGCGAAGACCGCCGAGGAGGCCTGCGAGATGGCGGCGCGCACGATGGAGGCGAACGACAAGGACATCCCCTGCGCGTTCTTCTATCTCCTGGAAGCCGATGGGAAGGTGGCCAAGTTGGTCAGCCTCGCGGGGTTGGTCGAGGGGGACTCCTCGGAGGGCACGCCGCCTCCGAGCTTCCCGCTCGATGGAGAGGCGCATGGCTGGCCGGTAGGGCACGTCATGCGCGACCGGCGCGGCGCCGTGGTGGATCTCGGCGCGTTGCAGCTGCCTTGCGGCGCGTGGGATCAAGCCCCGCGGCAGGCCGTGATTCTGCCGCTCGCCGCGCCCGATCAGCCGCGAGCGTACGGCGCCATGGTGATCGCGGCGAGCCCTCATCGTGAGCTGAACGAGCAATACCAGAGCTTCTTCGAGCTGGCGGCCGAGCACGTGGCATCGGCCATCCGCAATGCGCGGGCGTACCAACAAGAGCGCGAGCGCGCGGAGAAGCTCGCCGAGCTCGATCGCGCGAAGACGCTCTTCTTCAGCAACATCAGCCACGAGTTTCGCACCCCGCTGACCCTCATGCTCGCGCCCATCGAGGACATGCGCAACGAACAGAGGGTCCCATCGGAGGCCGAGGGCGAGCGCATCGATCTTCTTCACCGGAACGCGCTCCGCCTCCTGAAGTTGGTCAATACGCTCCTGGACTTCTCGCGCATCGAAGCAGGTCGCATCGAGGCCTCCTACGAGCCGACGGATCTCTCCGCGTTGACCGCCGAGCTGGCGAGCAACTTTCGCTCGGCGCTGGAGCGCGCGGGCCTGGGGCTGGACATCGATTGTCCGCCTTTGCCCGAGGCGATCCATGTCGACCACGACATGTGGGAGAAGATCGTCTTGAACCTGCTCTCGAACGCCTTCAAGTTCACGTTCGATGGCACCATCCGGGTGCGGCTGCGCGCGGTCTCCGGCGGCGCCGAGCTCGAGGTGAGCGACACCGGTACGGGCATCGCCGAGGCCGAGCTGCCGCGCCTCTTCGAACGCTTTCACCGGATCGAGGGCGCGCGTTCGCGCAGCTACGAAGGCTCGGGCATCGGGCTCGCGCTCGTGCAGGAGCTGGTGCAGCTGCACGGCGGCGGAATCCAAGTGAGGAGTCGCCTGGGCGAGGGGACCACGTTTTGCGTTCGTATCCCGGACGGCACGGCGCATTTGCCAAAAGACCGCCTTCGCGCGGCCCGTACCCTCCAATCCACCGCGGTCACCGCGGGCGCCTATGTCGAGGAGGCGCTGCGCTGGGTGTCGGCGCCTGCCGCGGAACCTGCCGCGTTTCGGGCGAGCCCTCGGACATCGACGTCGAACGAGCCTCTGCAGCGTATCCTCGTGGCGGACGACAACGCCGATATGCGCGATTACCTCGTACGGCTCCTCCGCGAGCGCTGGGAGGTGCAGGCCGTGAGCGACGGTCAAGCCGCGCTCGAGGCCATCCGCCAGAACCCTCCCGACCTGGTGTTGTCGGACGTGATGATGCCGGGGCTCGATGGCTTCGCGCTCCTTCGCGCCCTGCGCAGCGATATGTCCACGCGCGCGCTCCCCGTCGTCCTCTTGTCCGCCCGCGCCGGCGAAGAGGCGACCGCCGAGGGGCTCAAAGCCGGGGCCGACGATTACCTCGTCAAGCCGTTCACGGCGCGCGAGCTCTTCGCCCGCATCACCGCTCGCTTGGTCGCCGTCCGGGCGGCCCGCGCATCGAACGAGCAACGAACGAACCTCTATCGCGCCTTCATGCAGGCGCCTTTTCCGGTCGCCATCTTCCGCGGCGCCCAGCACGTGATCGAGCTCGCAAACGAGGCGTGCCTGAACGTCTGGGGTAAGACGGCGGAGATCCTCGGGCGGCCGTTCGTGGAGGGCGTCCCCGAGATCCGCGATCAGCCATTTCCGAGCCTGCTCGACGGTGTTTATCGGTCGGGGCTCCCGCATCATGGCCAATCCGAGCTCGCGTGGCTCCCGATTGGGCCGGGCGGCCGGCTTCAGGACTTCTATTTCACCTACGTCCTGGCTCCGCTCCTCGATGCGCGCGGCGCGGTCGATGGAATCATGGTGTGCGCCTTCGACGTGACCGAGCACGTCCGCGGGCGACAGCGGGCGGAGGCCTTGACCGCGGAGCTGCAGACCAGCACCGAGGCGCTGCACCAGAGCGAGAAGCAATTCCACACGCTCGCCGACACCATGCCGCTGCTCGCCTGGTACGCCGACCCCGACGGGCGCATTCCCTGGTACAACCAGCGCTGGTTCGAATACACGGGGATGAAGCCCGAAGAGCCCGAGGGCTGGAGGTGGGAGTCCGTTCACGACCCGGAGGATTTGCCGCGGGTCGTCGCGAAGTGGACGGCGGCGCTCGCGAGCGGAGAGCCTTGGGAGGACGAGTTTCGCTTGCGGAGCCACGACGGACAGTATCGATGGTTTCTCTCGCGCGCCATTCCATTGCGCGACGCGCGCGGCCGCATCGTCCGCTGGTTCGGGACGAACGTCGATGTCGACGACCAAAAGCGACTGCGCGAAGAAGCAGAAGTCGCCAATCGATTGAAGGACGAATTTCTGGCCACCATGAGCCACGAGCTCCGCACGCCGTTGAACGCCATCCTCGGATGGGCCGCGCTCCTCCAAGACGGCGACCACGATCCACCGACCCTCGCGCGCGCGCTCACGACCATCGAGCGCAACGCCAAGTCGCAAGCCCGGCTCATCGAAGACATCCTCGATGTCTCGCGCATCATCAACGGCAAAATGCGGCTCGATATGCGGCGGGTGGACGTGAAGGCCGTCGCGGACGCCGCGCGCGACGTCGTGCAACCTGCCGCCGAAGCGAAGAGCGTCGGGTTGACGGTGGAGGTCAAGGCCGAGCGGAACGTGGCGCTGGTGGGCGACGCCGATCGCCTTCAGCAAGTCCTATGGAACCTCCTCATCAACGCCGTGAAGTTCACCCCCTCCGGCGGCCACGTCTCACTGCGCGTCGAGCGCGTCGGCAACACGATGCGCTTCATCGTGCGCGACACGGGCAGAGGCATCCCCGCGGCGCATCTCCCGTTCATCTTCGAGCGATTCCGCCAGGTCGATAGCTCGATGGCCCGCAAATACGGTGGGCTGGGGCTAGGCCTCGCGATCACCCGCCACATCGCGGAGCTTCATGGCGGCTCCATATCGGTCGAGAGCACGGGCGAGGGCCACGGCTCGACATTCATCGTCTCGCTCCCCATCCGCGCGATCTACGAGGCCGAGCTGGAGGCGCGCGCGGCCGTCCCCGCGGAGAGCTCGGACTGGTCCGCGACCCCGCCATCGCGAAACGCGACCTTGCTGGTGGGGGTCGACGTCCTGGTGGTCGACGACGACGAGGACTCGAGGGTCATCGTGCAGCAGGCCCTCACGCGCGCGGGCGCATCGGTCAGCACCGCCGACTCGGCGCGCGCGGCCATGGATCTGCTCAAAGGACGTCGGGTCGATGTGCTCATCAGCGATATCGGGATGCCCGAAGAAGATGGCTTCGCGTTCATCCAGCGCATTCGTTCGCTGCCGCCCAATCGCGGGGGTATCGTCCCCGCGATCGCGTTGACCGCGTACGCCCGCAGCGAGGACGCCGCGCGTGCGTTGCGCGTGGGCTATCAGCGGCACCTCGCCAAGCCCGCCGAGGTCGATGCGCTCGTTCGGATGGTGGCGGGCCTGGTCGAGCGAAACAAGGAGAACGAGGCGAGCGGGGAGATGGCCGGCTAG
- a CDS encoding alpha/beta hydrolase, translated as MHRPDPTPDTRNAPAPTEEQIDAILQRMADRYAQQLRSPILHSPSEQGLSYEDVTFPSLDGVPLEGWFIPAAGSDRLIIANHPLGFNRAGLPTYLEPWRSIWGPSGNTAEVNFVVDYEILHDAGYNVLAYDLRNAGLSGAANGGIASSGIFEARDVLGSLRYVRERKDTRDMAVALFSRCLGCSSTFHAMVQDPRAFEGVRCLLGSQPVTPKTISERMLALAGVPAGRIDDLDTYIVRRTGIGFAAREPRVWAKSVCVPTFLYQVHDDVLTTPSDVQTMFDNIPVADKKLHWIRETTARWDGYLELQRRPKPMLDWFESHMPPRGGR; from the coding sequence ATGCATCGACCCGATCCCACCCCCGATACCCGCAACGCCCCCGCCCCGACGGAGGAGCAGATCGACGCCATCTTGCAACGAATGGCCGACCGATATGCTCAGCAACTTCGGTCGCCCATTCTGCATTCGCCTTCGGAGCAGGGCCTGAGCTACGAGGACGTCACCTTTCCATCGCTGGACGGTGTGCCCCTCGAGGGGTGGTTCATCCCCGCCGCGGGCTCCGATCGCCTCATCATCGCCAATCACCCCTTGGGGTTCAACCGCGCCGGGCTGCCGACCTACCTCGAGCCGTGGAGGTCCATCTGGGGTCCGAGCGGCAACACCGCCGAGGTGAACTTCGTCGTGGACTACGAAATCCTGCACGACGCCGGCTACAACGTCCTCGCCTACGATTTGCGCAACGCGGGGCTCAGCGGCGCCGCCAACGGAGGCATCGCCTCGAGCGGGATCTTCGAAGCGCGCGATGTCCTCGGCTCGCTGCGGTACGTGCGCGAGCGCAAGGATACGCGCGATATGGCCGTGGCGCTCTTCAGCCGATGTCTGGGCTGCAGCTCCACGTTCCATGCGATGGTCCAGGACCCCAGAGCCTTCGAGGGCGTGCGCTGCTTGCTGGGGTCGCAGCCGGTCACGCCGAAGACGATCTCCGAACGGATGCTCGCGCTCGCGGGCGTACCCGCCGGCCGTATCGATGATTTGGATACGTACATCGTGCGTCGCACGGGCATTGGATTCGCGGCCCGGGAGCCGAGGGTCTGGGCCAAGAGCGTGTGCGTCCCAACCTTTCTCTACCAGGTTCACGACGACGTGCTGACGACGCCCAGCGACGTGCAGACCATGTTCGACAACATCCCCGTCGCGGACAAAAAGCTCCACTGGATCCGCGAGACGACCGCCCGCTGGGATGGCTACCTCGAGCTCCAGCGGCGGCCAAAGCCGATGCTCGATTGGTTCGAGAGCCATATGCCGCCGAGGGGCGGCCGCTGA
- a CDS encoding RraA family protein, with amino-acid sequence MNAYQPFRELSPTALANVLTREQIMDITIRPLWAAMPRVAGPAYTVRCEPGDNLMLHAAIYRAPPGAIVVVDAGGDTNYAVAGGNVCAVAKKRGIAAFIIDGVIRDLAEIREMGFPVFARGVIPIPGAKDKVAPLDEAVRCGGVHVAPGDIVVADEEGIAVVPLAKADSILASAQQRAVKEASETLEAWEAAHRARIDAILRDKGFGG; translated from the coding sequence ATGAACGCGTACCAACCCTTTCGAGAGCTATCCCCCACCGCGCTCGCCAACGTTCTGACGCGCGAGCAGATCATGGACATCACCATCCGCCCTCTGTGGGCGGCGATGCCGCGCGTCGCGGGGCCCGCGTACACGGTTCGGTGCGAGCCGGGGGATAACCTGATGCTCCATGCGGCCATCTACCGTGCGCCACCGGGGGCCATCGTCGTCGTCGACGCCGGCGGGGACACGAACTACGCCGTCGCCGGGGGAAACGTCTGCGCCGTCGCCAAAAAACGTGGCATCGCCGCCTTCATCATCGACGGGGTCATTCGCGATCTGGCCGAGATACGCGAGATGGGTTTTCCCGTCTTCGCGCGCGGCGTAATTCCCATTCCCGGCGCCAAAGACAAGGTGGCTCCCCTCGACGAGGCCGTGCGATGCGGCGGGGTCCATGTGGCGCCGGGCGATATCGTGGTGGCGGACGAAGAGGGCATCGCGGTCGTGCCTCTCGCCAAAGCCGACTCCATCCTCGCGTCGGCCCAACAGCGCGCCGTCAAAGAGGCCAGCGAAACCTTGGAAGCATGGGAAGCCGCCCACCGCGCCCGCATCGACGCGATTCTGCGCGACAAGGGGTTTGGCGGTTGA
- a CDS encoding SRPBCC domain-containing protein, which produces MSTWNKGAARAVADVTKGIVLASVEIEASPERVFYALTQEEDITRWWGSDDQYRMIGYQADLRAGGAWRVEGRMPEGRTFVTDGEILEIEPARKLVQTWNLRWNRVSTVAYLLEPTDGGTRLTVRHEGFGEDVPLCRMHETDWETALGWLVRYLTSVSACVAP; this is translated from the coding sequence ATGAGCACATGGAACAAGGGCGCAGCTCGTGCGGTCGCCGATGTGACCAAAGGCATCGTCTTGGCCTCGGTGGAGATCGAGGCATCCCCCGAGCGCGTCTTTTACGCGCTCACCCAAGAGGAGGACATCACACGCTGGTGGGGATCGGACGATCAGTACCGCATGATCGGTTATCAGGCCGATTTGCGCGCGGGCGGCGCTTGGCGCGTGGAGGGACGAATGCCCGAGGGCAGGACCTTCGTCACCGACGGCGAAATTCTGGAGATCGAGCCCGCGCGCAAGCTGGTGCAGACCTGGAACTTGCGTTGGAACCGGGTCAGCACGGTCGCGTATCTGTTGGAGCCCACCGACGGCGGCACCCGTCTCACGGTGCGGCACGAAGGTTTTGGCGAGGACGTCCCGTTGTGCCGCATGCACGAGACGGATTGGGAGACGGCGCTCGGTTGGCTCGTGCGCTATCTCACGTCCGTCTCGGCGTGTGTCGCACCCTAG
- a CDS encoding oxidoreductase — protein MSKVWLITGSSRGLGRDLAKAVLAAGDRLVATARRVEDLRELATEYGDRVRAVALDVTDPAAARRAVMLAVSAFGRLDVVVNNAGYANVNSIEHLPEEDFRAQFDTNFFGVVNVTRAALPVLREQRAGHVIQISSIGGRLGSPGLAAYQAAKWAVGGFSEVLAKEVGPLGVRVTIVEPGGMRTDWAGPSMRIDEVHPDYQATIGAFRQRVGHAEDVMRGDPRKVAELVLRIASEKEPPLRVLAGSDAVFLAGVVAGARAAEDATWRSLSVSTDFDGLADFAETPVAKMLLAKKG, from the coding sequence ATGTCGAAGGTTTGGCTCATTACCGGTAGCTCACGCGGCCTCGGCCGCGATCTTGCGAAGGCCGTGCTCGCGGCCGGCGATCGGTTGGTGGCGACCGCGCGCAGGGTGGAGGATTTGCGCGAGCTCGCGACCGAATATGGCGATCGCGTGCGCGCCGTCGCGCTCGATGTAACGGATCCTGCGGCGGCGCGGCGGGCGGTCATGTTGGCGGTGTCGGCGTTCGGACGGTTGGACGTGGTCGTCAACAATGCGGGTTATGCCAATGTGAACTCGATCGAGCACCTGCCGGAGGAGGATTTTCGCGCGCAGTTCGATACGAATTTTTTTGGTGTCGTGAATGTTACGCGCGCGGCGCTGCCGGTTTTGCGCGAGCAGCGGGCCGGGCACGTCATTCAGATTTCGTCGATTGGCGGGCGGCTCGGATCGCCCGGCCTCGCGGCTTACCAGGCTGCAAAATGGGCCGTCGGTGGGTTCTCGGAGGTGCTCGCCAAAGAAGTGGGCCCCCTCGGCGTTCGCGTCACCATCGTCGAGCCAGGCGGCATGCGAACGGATTGGGCGGGGCCGTCGATGCGCATCGACGAGGTTCATCCCGATTACCAAGCGACCATCGGTGCGTTCCGGCAGCGCGTCGGCCACGCCGAGGATGTCATGCGCGGCGACCCTCGCAAGGTGGCGGAGCTCGTTCTTCGGATTGCTTCGGAGAAGGAGCCGCCGCTGCGCGTGCTTGCGGGCTCGGACGCCGTGTTCCTCGCGGGCGTGGTGGCGGGGGCGCGCGCGGCCGAGGACGCAACGTGGAGGTCGCTCAGCGTGTCCACGGACTTCGATGGATTGGCCGACTTCGCGGAGACGCCGGTCGCCAAGATGCTCCTCGCGAAAAAAGGGTAA